Proteins encoded within one genomic window of Flavobacterium gilvum:
- a CDS encoding YihY/virulence factor BrkB family protein — MTFKIEETIQRIPVVKSLLHFLKKIKLPGLGGFSFYDLLKLYFEGIIDGAFSYHASAVAFSFFMALFPFALFILNLIPYIPIEGFQDDFLQFVKEGVPPNTFDAIANIINDILNNSHTGLVSTGFFLSIFLMANGINAILGSFETSKHVSEKRGFVSQYLVALGISLSLSVILLLTVATIVVFEVIIQSTAIQDVLSDQIPTIILGRYLFVVLMILITCSILLRYGTKQSHKPPFISVGSVFTTVLIVISSYFFGIWVLRFSKYNELYGSIGTLLIMMFYIWINCMILLLGFELNATIHKLKMIKRASNIEVV, encoded by the coding sequence ATGACATTTAAAATTGAGGAAACAATCCAAAGAATTCCAGTTGTAAAAAGCCTGTTGCATTTCTTGAAAAAGATTAAATTGCCTGGTTTGGGAGGATTTTCTTTCTATGATTTATTAAAATTGTATTTTGAAGGAATTATTGATGGAGCATTTTCCTATCATGCCAGTGCAGTAGCTTTCAGTTTTTTTATGGCATTATTTCCTTTCGCTTTGTTTATTCTGAATTTAATTCCGTACATCCCGATTGAGGGCTTTCAGGATGATTTTCTGCAATTTGTTAAGGAAGGCGTGCCACCAAATACCTTTGATGCAATCGCCAATATTATAAATGATATACTTAATAATAGTCATACGGGATTGGTTTCTACTGGGTTTTTTCTTTCCATTTTCCTGATGGCAAATGGTATTAATGCAATTCTTGGGAGTTTTGAAACTTCCAAGCATGTTTCAGAAAAAAGAGGTTTTGTTAGTCAATATTTAGTGGCTTTGGGTATTTCATTATCGCTTTCTGTTATTCTGTTGTTGACTGTTGCAACTATTGTTGTTTTTGAGGTGATCATACAAAGTACAGCAATTCAAGATGTGTTAAGTGATCAAATTCCAACGATTATTTTAGGAAGGTATCTTTTTGTGGTTTTAATGATTTTGATTACATGTTCAATCTTGTTGCGATATGGAACAAAGCAATCGCATAAACCGCCATTTATAAGTGTTGGTTCCGTTTTTACGACTGTTTTAATAGTTATTTCATCCTATTTTTTTGGGATTTGGGTGTTGCGATTTTCAAAATACAATGAATTATATGGCTCGATTGGAACGTTGTTAATTATGATGTTTTATATTTGGATTAACTGTATGATTTTATTGCTTGGATTTGAGTTGAATGCGACCATTCATAAATTGAAAATGATAAAAAGAGCCAGTAATATTGAGGTAGTATAA
- a CDS encoding DUF6495 family protein — translation MKYARLTKEQFEELTQEFTNFLATQAIDKAEWDKIKSEKPEVAEQELDVFSDLIWEGVLTKATYLEFFSKNHIFLFHCFDTHIKSIVLKSLVPEIDFLSKDGLHWLSDNMFTDTIEMKVGKKEFTEERNFSIFQLIQQGSFLSDGQLYNQINSILEA, via the coding sequence ATGAAATACGCCAGACTCACAAAAGAACAGTTTGAAGAACTAACACAGGAGTTTACTAATTTTTTGGCTACTCAGGCAATTGATAAAGCGGAGTGGGATAAAATTAAATCCGAAAAACCAGAGGTTGCAGAACAGGAATTGGATGTTTTTTCAGATTTGATTTGGGAAGGTGTTCTTACGAAAGCAACTTATTTGGAATTTTTTTCAAAAAATCATATTTTTCTATTTCATTGTTTTGACACGCATATTAAATCGATTGTGTTGAAATCGTTGGTTCCAGAAATTGATTTTTTGAGCAAAGATGGATTGCATTGGTTAAGTGATAATATGTTTACTGATACCATCGAAATGAAAGTTGGAAAAAAAGAATTTACAGAAGAGCGTAATTTTTCTATTTTTCAGTTGATTCAACAAGGTTCTTTCTTGAGCGATGGTCAATTGTACAATCAAATTAATTCGATTCTTGAAGCATAA
- the rpsR gene encoding 30S ribosomal protein S18, translated as MATLQQSASGKKDGDIRYLTPLNIETNKTKKYCRFKKSGIKYVDYKDADFLLKFVNEQGKILPRRLTGTSLKYQRKVSVAVKRARHLALMPYVADLLK; from the coding sequence ATGGCAACATTACAACAATCTGCTTCAGGAAAAAAAGACGGAGATATCAGATATCTAACGCCTTTAAACATAGAAACTAACAAAACTAAAAAGTATTGTCGTTTCAAAAAATCAGGTATCAAATATGTAGATTATAAAGATGCTGATTTCTTATTGAAATTCGTTAATGAGCAAGGAAAAATTCTTCCTCGTCGTTTAACAGGAACTTCATTAAAATACCAAAGAAAAGTGTCTGTAGCTGTAAAAAGAGCTCGTCACTTAGCTTTAATGCCATACGTGGCCGATTTATTAAAATAA
- the ligA gene encoding NAD-dependent DNA ligase LigA — translation MDILQTIQTLREELNLHNYNYYVLDKSTLSDYEFDMKLKELQDLENKHPEFFDSNSPTQRVGGSITKNFETIVHEYRMYSLDNSYSKEDLIDWENRIQKVLGNVSLEYSCELKYDGASISITYENGKLKKAVTRGDGFQGDDVTNNIRTIKSVPLELKGEGFPPKFDIRGEIILPIAGFEKMNQELIEIGETPYSNPRNTASGSLKLQDSTEVAKRPLDCLLYFLTGPNLPFNSQFEGLEKARYWGFKAPVEAKLANNLDEVFQFIEYWDVHRHDLPYETDGVVIKVNDFRHQEELGYTAKSPRWAIAYKFKSEQAITRLNSISYQVGRTGAITPVANLEPVQLAGTIVKRASLHNADQIEKLDIRIHDTVFVEKGGEIIPKIIEVDLSKRPENSVPTQYVTHCPECNTELIRGEGEANHYCPNYYGCPPQIIGRIQHYISRKAMDIEGLGGETVALLFNNGLVHNYADLYELTVEQILPLERMAQKSAENLVKGVENSKNIPFESVLFALGIRFVGETVAKKLAKHYKNIDALQQATLMDLILVDEIGERIAQSVIDFFENEENKVIIERLKSYGVQFEIVEKINPNATEKFLGKTFVVSGVFSTFSRDELKKAIEDNGGKVGSSISAKTDFVVAGENMGPAKLEKANKLNVVIISEDQFITMLNEA, via the coding sequence ATGGATATACTTCAAACCATTCAAACGCTTAGGGAAGAACTTAATCTTCACAATTATAATTATTACGTGTTGGATAAATCAACATTGTCTGATTATGAGTTTGATATGAAATTAAAGGAACTTCAGGATTTAGAAAATAAACATCCGGAATTTTTTGATTCCAATTCGCCTACGCAGAGGGTTGGAGGAAGCATAACCAAAAATTTTGAAACGATAGTTCATGAATATCGCATGTATTCTTTGGATAATTCCTATTCTAAAGAGGATTTGATTGATTGGGAAAACAGAATCCAAAAAGTTTTAGGGAATGTTTCATTGGAATATTCTTGTGAATTAAAATACGACGGAGCCTCTATAAGTATTACCTATGAAAACGGAAAATTAAAAAAGGCGGTGACTCGTGGGGATGGTTTTCAAGGTGATGATGTGACCAATAATATTCGAACAATAAAATCGGTTCCTTTAGAATTAAAAGGAGAAGGTTTTCCTCCAAAATTTGATATTCGTGGTGAAATTATTTTGCCTATCGCTGGTTTTGAAAAAATGAATCAGGAATTGATTGAAATTGGCGAAACACCATATTCTAATCCTAGAAACACTGCTTCCGGGAGTTTAAAATTGCAAGATAGCACTGAAGTAGCCAAGAGACCATTGGATTGCTTGTTGTATTTTTTGACGGGACCAAATTTGCCTTTTAATTCTCAATTTGAAGGTCTTGAAAAGGCCAGATACTGGGGTTTCAAAGCTCCGGTTGAAGCAAAATTGGCCAACAATCTTGACGAAGTTTTTCAATTTATTGAGTATTGGGATGTTCATCGTCATGATTTGCCGTATGAAACTGACGGTGTTGTGATAAAAGTAAATGATTTTCGTCATCAGGAAGAGTTGGGTTATACTGCAAAATCTCCAAGATGGGCAATCGCCTATAAATTCAAGTCGGAACAGGCTATTACACGTCTGAATTCTATTTCGTACCAAGTAGGAAGAACAGGGGCGATTACGCCGGTCGCGAATCTAGAGCCGGTGCAATTGGCAGGAACTATTGTGAAAAGAGCTTCTTTGCACAACGCTGATCAAATTGAAAAGTTGGATATTCGAATTCATGATACTGTTTTTGTAGAAAAAGGAGGAGAGATTATTCCTAAAATTATCGAGGTTGATTTAAGTAAGCGACCCGAAAATTCAGTGCCTACGCAGTATGTAACGCATTGTCCGGAATGTAATACCGAGTTGATTAGAGGCGAAGGCGAAGCCAATCATTATTGCCCTAATTATTATGGTTGTCCTCCGCAGATTATAGGAAGAATTCAACATTATATTTCGAGAAAAGCAATGGATATTGAAGGGCTTGGCGGAGAAACGGTTGCCTTGCTTTTTAATAATGGTTTAGTTCATAATTATGCCGATTTGTATGAATTGACAGTTGAACAAATTTTACCTTTGGAACGAATGGCTCAAAAATCGGCCGAAAATCTGGTAAAAGGGGTTGAAAATTCAAAAAACATCCCTTTTGAAAGCGTATTGTTTGCTTTAGGAATCCGATTTGTTGGGGAAACTGTAGCCAAAAAGTTGGCTAAACATTATAAAAATATTGACGCATTGCAGCAGGCAACTCTTATGGATTTGATTTTGGTTGATGAAATCGGGGAAAGAATTGCTCAAAGTGTTATTGATTTTTTTGAAAATGAAGAAAATAAAGTCATTATCGAAAGACTGAAAAGTTACGGTGTACAATTTGAAATTGTTGAAAAAATAAATCCCAATGCAACTGAGAAATTTTTAGGGAAAACATTTGTTGTTTCTGGAGTTTTTTCAACATTTTCAAGAGACGAATTAAAAAAAGCCATCGAAGATAACGGCGGAAAAGTGGGGAGTTCGATATCGGCCAAGACTGATTTTGTGGTGGCTGGTGAAAATATGGGACCTGCCAAACTTGAAAAAGCAAATAAACTTAATGTAGTAATAATTTCAGAAGATCAATTTATAACAATGTTGAATGAAGCCTAG
- the rplI gene encoding 50S ribosomal protein L9 yields the protein MELILKQDVQNLGFKDDVVSVKPGYGRNFLIPQGFAVLATSSAKKVLAENLKQRAHKEAKVVADAKALAEALKAIEIKLSAKAGGEKLFGSITNIDIAQALASAGHEIDRKFITSGIVKRTGKYTANVRLHRDVVVELAYEIVAEKA from the coding sequence ATGGAACTTATTTTAAAACAAGACGTACAAAACTTAGGTTTTAAAGATGATGTAGTATCTGTTAAACCTGGTTACGGTCGTAACTTTTTGATTCCTCAAGGATTTGCTGTATTGGCAACTTCTTCTGCTAAAAAAGTTTTAGCTGAAAACCTAAAACAAAGAGCTCACAAAGAGGCTAAAGTTGTAGCAGATGCTAAAGCATTGGCTGAAGCTTTGAAAGCTATCGAAATTAAATTATCTGCAAAAGCTGGTGGTGAAAAATTATTTGGTTCAATCACTAACATTGACATTGCTCAAGCTTTAGCTAGCGCAGGTCATGAAATTGACAGAAAATTTATCACTTCTGGAATTGTTAAGCGTACAGGTAAATATACTGCAAACGTAAGACTTCACAGAGATGTGGTTGTAGAATTAGCTTATGAAATCGTTGCTGAAAAAGCATAA
- the nadC gene encoding carboxylating nicotinate-nucleotide diphosphorylase: MITEAQFQNELNVMIANAIREDVGVGDYSSLACIPADAMGKAKLLVKEDGIIAGVALAKMIFEYVDSTMKVETFIADGTPVKKGDVVFHVSGSSQSILKSERVVLNTMQRMSAIATKTNSFVQLLKGTNTKILDTRKTTPGFRVAEKWAVTIGGGENHRFALYDMVMLKDNHIDFAGGITSAIAKTKAFLKENNLDLKIIVEARNLAEIEEILKSDGVQRILIDNFNYEDTRTAVALIGDKCQTESSGNINENTMRNYAECGVDYISSGALTHSVYNMDLSLKAI, translated from the coding sequence ATGATTACCGAAGCTCAATTTCAAAACGAATTAAATGTAATGATTGCTAATGCAATTAGGGAAGATGTAGGGGTTGGCGATTATAGTTCATTAGCATGTATTCCAGCGGATGCGATGGGTAAAGCAAAATTATTGGTAAAAGAAGATGGTATTATTGCCGGAGTGGCTTTGGCCAAAATGATATTCGAATATGTTGATTCTACTATGAAGGTAGAAACTTTTATTGCAGACGGAACTCCTGTAAAAAAAGGGGATGTTGTTTTTCATGTTTCAGGAAGTTCACAATCTATTTTAAAATCTGAACGGGTGGTCTTAAACACAATGCAGCGTATGAGTGCCATTGCAACCAAAACAAATAGTTTTGTTCAATTATTAAAAGGGACAAACACAAAGATATTGGATACCCGAAAAACAACTCCGGGATTTCGTGTTGCCGAAAAATGGGCGGTAACTATTGGAGGTGGAGAAAATCACCGTTTTGCATTGTACGATATGGTGATGCTGAAAGATAATCATATTGATTTTGCTGGCGGAATAACATCGGCGATAGCCAAAACAAAAGCATTTTTGAAAGAAAATAATTTGGATCTAAAGATTATTGTTGAAGCGAGAAATCTTGCCGAAATCGAAGAAATTTTGAAAAGCGATGGCGTTCAAAGGATTCTGATTGATAACTTTAATTATGAAGATACCAGAACCGCAGTAGCTTTGATAGGAGATAAGTGCCAAACAGAATCTTCAGGCAATATCAATGAAAATACGATGCGTAATTATGCAGAATGTGGCGTTGATTATATTTCGTCTGGAGCATTAACGCACTCAGTTTATAATATGGATTTAAGTCTAAAAGCAATTTAG
- a CDS encoding bifunctional metallophosphatase/5'-nucleotidase, which yields MNRRDFIEKTASGTALLSLGLSLSSFESNAVEHLTILHTNDVHSYIDPFPADHPKNPNMGGVARRAAIIEKIRTENPNVLLLDAGDIFQGTPYFNYYGGELEFKLMSMMKYDASTIGNHDFDNGLEGIVSQMPHATFEFISSNYDFKNTIMDSYVKPYRIFNKKGIKVGVFGLGVELAGLVDKKNYKETVYNDPVETAQEMVKILKHENKCDLVICLSHIGYSYSTEPDRICDLKLAAATKDIDLIIGGHTHTFLDKPTIVKNLDQKEVLINQVGCYGLNLGRIDFYFDSNKQKSAQGKSIIV from the coding sequence ATGAACAGAAGAGATTTTATAGAAAAAACGGCCTCGGGTACAGCGTTATTGAGTTTAGGCCTTTCGCTTAGCAGTTTTGAATCAAATGCAGTTGAGCATTTAACCATTTTACATACGAATGATGTACACAGCTACATCGATCCTTTTCCGGCGGATCACCCCAAAAACCCAAACATGGGAGGCGTAGCGAGAAGAGCTGCCATTATTGAAAAAATTCGAACCGAAAATCCAAATGTATTACTTTTGGATGCTGGGGATATTTTTCAGGGAACTCCTTATTTTAATTATTATGGTGGAGAGTTGGAGTTCAAATTGATGAGCATGATGAAATACGATGCTTCTACGATAGGTAATCACGATTTTGATAACGGATTAGAAGGCATAGTGTCGCAAATGCCGCATGCTACTTTTGAATTTATTTCATCTAATTATGATTTCAAAAACACCATAATGGATAGTTACGTAAAACCATATCGTATTTTTAATAAAAAAGGAATTAAAGTAGGCGTTTTTGGGCTTGGTGTTGAATTGGCGGGATTGGTTGATAAAAAAAACTACAAAGAAACAGTCTACAACGACCCTGTTGAAACTGCCCAAGAAATGGTCAAAATCCTGAAACATGAAAACAAATGTGATTTAGTTATCTGCTTGTCCCATATAGGATACAGTTACAGCACAGAACCTGATAGAATCTGTGATTTAAAATTGGCGGCAGCTACCAAAGACATTGATTTAATTATTGGTGGTCATACCCATACTTTTTTGGACAAACCCACCATTGTAAAAAACTTGGATCAAAAAGAAGTTTTGATAAATCAAGTGGGTTGTTATGGATTAAATTTGGGGAGAATTGATTTTTATTTTGATTCTAATAAACAAAAATCAGCTCAGGGAAAATCAATAATCGTTTAA
- the priA gene encoding replication restart helicase PriA — MHFVEVILPLSLAKTFTYSVSEAEYNYIKKGMRLAVPFGKSKIYTALAIELHQNEPTLYEAKEIHQILDEKPLVNEIQITHWQWIASYYMCAIGDVYRGAMPSALLLESETIISQKQSGFVDESQLSDEEFLIFEALQHQSSLKIQDVMAILDKKNIFPVIQKLVDKNILALQEEMLENYTPKLVRYVRLHSKYESDSGLNELLDTLKNANKQKEVVLSYFQLSASEKRPITVKKLIETSNSTSTVVKTLIDKKIFEEYHLQVDRVNFTGKIKEEELQLSDAQQAAFENIKQNFDQKEVCLLHGVTASGKTEIYIKLIEEYIATGNQVLYLLPEIALTTQLVGRLREYFGNKVAVFHSKYTNNERVEVWRQVIDKSPKAQIVIGARSALFLPFSNLGLIVIDEEHEQTFKQVDPAPRYHARDASIVLANSHKAKVLLGSATPSIETFFNAQSGKYGLVEITERYGKVRMPEIELVDLKDKYFRKKMSGHFSDVLIDNITSALSLGEQVILFQNRRGYSPIVECITCGHVPQCQQCDVSLTYHKHKNQLRCHYCGYSMAKPTNCHACSSVDLITKGFGTEQIQQELVELFPNSKIGRMDQDTTRGKFGFEKIIDSFKNREIDILVGTQMLAKGLDFDNVSLVGIMNADNMLYHPDFRAFERSYQMMTQVSGRSGRSEKQGKVVIQTYNPNHNTIQQVTNNDFLGMYKEQLYDRKIYYYPPYYRLIKLTLKHRDFEKLKEGSMWLYQVMKQNLAMPVLGPEEPAISRIRNEYIRTIMIKIPQNTSIGGTKKTIQKILNSFESVSQYRAIRVTVNVDFY, encoded by the coding sequence ATGCATTTTGTAGAAGTCATTTTACCGCTTTCCCTTGCCAAAACATTTACTTACAGTGTTTCGGAAGCCGAGTACAATTACATTAAAAAAGGAATGCGTTTGGCGGTGCCTTTCGGCAAAAGTAAAATCTACACGGCTTTGGCAATTGAACTGCATCAAAATGAGCCAACCTTATATGAAGCTAAAGAAATTCATCAGATTCTGGATGAAAAACCCTTAGTGAACGAAATTCAAATTACTCATTGGCAATGGATTGCGTCCTATTATATGTGCGCTATTGGCGATGTATATCGGGGAGCGATGCCATCGGCACTTTTGCTGGAAAGCGAAACTATTATTTCGCAAAAACAAAGTGGTTTTGTAGATGAAAGTCAGCTGTCTGATGAAGAATTCTTGATTTTTGAAGCGTTGCAACATCAAAGTTCCCTGAAAATACAGGATGTGATGGCTATTTTGGATAAAAAAAACATTTTCCCTGTTATTCAAAAATTAGTTGACAAAAATATTTTGGCACTTCAGGAAGAAATGCTAGAAAACTATACGCCAAAACTTGTTCGGTATGTACGATTGCATTCCAAATACGAATCGGATTCAGGCTTGAATGAATTGCTCGATACACTCAAGAATGCCAATAAACAAAAAGAAGTTGTCCTAAGTTATTTTCAATTAAGTGCTTCTGAGAAAAGGCCAATTACTGTAAAAAAACTTATTGAAACTTCCAATTCTACATCAACTGTTGTAAAAACATTAATCGACAAGAAAATTTTTGAAGAGTACCATCTTCAAGTCGATCGGGTTAATTTTACAGGAAAAATTAAAGAAGAAGAGTTGCAGTTGAGTGATGCGCAACAAGCTGCTTTTGAAAATATAAAACAAAATTTTGACCAAAAAGAAGTCTGTCTTTTACACGGCGTTACTGCAAGTGGGAAAACAGAAATATATATCAAATTAATTGAAGAATATATTGCCACAGGAAATCAAGTGTTGTATTTATTGCCGGAAATTGCTCTAACTACTCAATTAGTAGGAAGGTTGCGTGAATATTTTGGTAATAAAGTGGCTGTTTTTCATTCAAAATATACCAATAACGAAAGGGTAGAGGTTTGGCGGCAAGTGATTGATAAATCGCCAAAAGCTCAGATTGTCATTGGAGCGAGATCGGCTTTGTTTTTACCTTTTTCAAATTTGGGATTGATTGTAATTGACGAAGAGCATGAACAGACCTTCAAGCAAGTTGATCCAGCGCCACGTTATCACGCAAGAGACGCTTCGATAGTTTTGGCAAATAGCCATAAAGCCAAAGTATTGCTTGGTTCGGCAACGCCGAGTATAGAAACTTTTTTTAATGCGCAATCTGGAAAATACGGTTTAGTCGAAATCACCGAAAGATATGGGAAGGTTCGAATGCCTGAAATTGAATTGGTTGATTTGAAAGATAAATATTTTCGAAAAAAAATGTCAGGGCATTTCAGTGATGTTTTGATTGATAATATTACAAGTGCGTTGTCTTTGGGCGAACAAGTTATTTTGTTTCAAAATCGGCGTGGTTATTCTCCGATTGTGGAATGTATAACTTGTGGTCATGTGCCTCAATGTCAGCAATGTGATGTCAGTTTGACGTATCATAAGCATAAAAATCAGCTTCGTTGTCATTATTGCGGTTATTCAATGGCAAAACCCACTAATTGCCATGCTTGTTCAAGTGTTGATTTAATTACCAAAGGTTTTGGAACAGAGCAAATTCAGCAGGAGTTGGTTGAATTGTTTCCAAATTCCAAAATTGGTCGTATGGATCAGGATACAACTCGAGGAAAATTTGGTTTTGAAAAAATCATAGACAGTTTTAAAAATAGAGAAATCGATATTTTGGTGGGAACACAAATGTTAGCCAAGGGATTGGATTTTGACAATGTGAGTTTGGTGGGGATTATGAATGCAGATAATATGCTGTATCATCCTGATTTTAGAGCTTTTGAAAGAAGTTATCAGATGATGACACAGGTTTCTGGTCGTTCCGGTCGTTCTGAAAAACAAGGGAAAGTGGTCATTCAGACTTATAACCCGAATCATAATACGATACAGCAGGTTACAAATAATGATTTTCTAGGGATGTATAAAGAGCAATTATATGACAGGAAAATTTATTATTACCCTCCTTATTATAGGTTGATAAAATTGACATTAAAGCATCGTGATTTTGAAAAATTAAAAGAAGGTTCGATGTGGCTGTATCAAGTGATGAAACAAAATTTGGCTATGCCGGTTTTGGGCCCCGAAGAACCTGCAATCAGTAGAATTCGAAATGAATATATTCGAACGATAATGATTAAGATACCTCAAAATACCTCAATTGGTGGTACAAAAAAAACTATCCAGAAGATACTGAATAGTTTTGAATCTGTTTCACAATACAGAGCTATAAGAGTCACTGTAAACGTCGATTTTTATTAA
- a CDS encoding DUF2147 domain-containing protein, translating into MKKSIVFSLVVFFAMIFNAQSQSVIGKWKTIDDETGKPKSVVEIYEKSGRIYGKVIEIFEAEKRNKVCEECSGDDKNKPILGITVIKGLKKDGKEYNDGQILDPKNGKLYKCFITLDGNDKLKVRGFIGVSLFGRTQYWYRIKN; encoded by the coding sequence ATGAAAAAAAGTATCGTATTCAGTTTAGTTGTATTTTTTGCAATGATTTTCAATGCTCAAAGTCAAAGTGTAATTGGGAAATGGAAAACAATTGATGATGAAACCGGTAAACCAAAATCGGTAGTAGAAATCTATGAAAAGTCAGGAAGGATATACGGCAAAGTAATCGAAATTTTTGAGGCTGAAAAAAGAAACAAAGTTTGTGAAGAATGTTCCGGAGACGATAAAAATAAGCCTATTTTAGGAATTACGGTTATAAAAGGACTGAAAAAAGATGGCAAGGAATATAATGATGGACAAATATTGGATCCTAAAAACGGAAAGCTATACAAATGTTTTATCACTTTGGATGGAAATGATAAGTTAAAAGTAAGAGGATTTATTGGAGTTTCATTATTTGGAAGAACACAATATTGGTACCGTATTAAAAATTAG
- the rpsF gene encoding 30S ribosomal protein S6 yields MNHYETVFILNPVLSEVQVKETVSKFEDFLTSRGAEMVSKEDWGLKKMAYEIQNKKSGFYHLFEFKVAGEVLVAFETEFRRDERVMRFLTVSLDKHAISWAERRRAKLKSQKA; encoded by the coding sequence ATGAATCATTATGAAACTGTTTTCATTTTAAATCCCGTTTTATCTGAGGTTCAGGTAAAGGAAACAGTAAGCAAATTTGAAGATTTTCTTACTAGCAGAGGAGCAGAAATGGTATCGAAAGAAGATTGGGGCCTTAAAAAAATGGCTTACGAAATTCAAAACAAAAAAAGTGGTTTTTACCATTTATTCGAATTCAAAGTTGCTGGAGAAGTTCTTGTAGCTTTTGAAACTGAATTTAGACGTGACGAAAGAGTTATGCGTTTCTTAACTGTAAGTCTTGACAAACATGCTATCTCTTGGGCTGAAAGAAGAAGAGCAAAACTTAAATCTCAAAAAGCTTAA
- a CDS encoding LytR/AlgR family response regulator transcription factor, which yields MKLNCVVVDDSSIQRMIIAKLVNNHTNLNLIGDFSNAIEAKSCMTVHTVDLIFLDIEMPVISGFDFLDGLKTKPQIIFITSKAEYAMKAFDYDATDYLQKPISIERFNASVRRAIDHYLLKRENKEDEGEHIFIKSNLKKLKIFTSKIKWIEAFGDYVKVVTEDDSNLVLSTMKSFENDLSKEKFIRVHKSYIVNIDKIDRFNSKFAEIGVTKIPLSRNKKEDLVKALAYS from the coding sequence ATGAAGCTAAATTGTGTAGTCGTAGATGACAGTTCTATACAAAGGATGATTATTGCAAAGTTAGTAAATAACCACACCAATTTAAACTTGATTGGTGACTTTTCTAATGCAATTGAAGCCAAAAGTTGTATGACAGTTCATACGGTAGACTTAATATTCCTCGATATTGAGATGCCTGTTATTAGTGGTTTTGATTTCCTTGACGGTTTAAAAACCAAGCCCCAGATTATCTTCATTACTTCAAAAGCGGAGTACGCAATGAAAGCTTTTGATTATGATGCAACAGATTATCTCCAAAAGCCAATCTCTATTGAGCGTTTTAATGCTTCTGTGAGAAGGGCTATTGATCACTACCTCCTTAAAAGAGAAAACAAAGAAGACGAAGGAGAACATATTTTTATCAAAAGTAATTTGAAAAAATTAAAAATTTTCACTTCGAAAATTAAGTGGATTGAAGCTTTTGGTGATTATGTAAAAGTTGTTACTGAAGACGACAGCAATCTTGTTCTTTCTACAATGAAATCATTTGAGAACGATTTATCAAAAGAAAAATTCATTAGGGTTCACAAATCTTACATTGTTAATATTGACAAAATAGATCGTTTCAATAGTAAATTTGCTGAAATTGGAGTAACAAAAATTCCTTTGAGCCGAAACAAAAAAGAAGATCTAGTAAAAGCACTTGCCTATTCATAA